A region of the Halosolutus amylolyticus genome:
TGCGAGTTGCGTCGGGAACGTCTCCCTGCTCGACGGCGATCGGTTCGCACACACCCACGTCGTCCTCTCCGATTCCGACGGCGACGCTGTCGCGGGCCACCTGAACGAGGCGACGGTCTGGGCCGGCGAGGTCCACATGCGCGTGTTCGAGCAGGGGCTCGAACGGGAACACGACGAGACGACCGATCTCGACCTCTGGCTCTGACATGCGCGAGGCAGACAGACAGTACTTCCAGCGGCTCGAATCCCAGCTCGACGAGGCGTTCGACGTCGCCGAACGCGCGAAGGAGGGCAGTTTGGATCCCGAACCCGAGGTCGAGATTCCCGTCGCCAAGGACATGGCCGATCGGGTCGAGAACATCCTCGGGATCGAGGGCGTCGCCGAGCGCGTCCGCGAACTCGAGGGGCAGATGAGCCGCGAGGAGGCCGCCCTGGAACTCGCCAAGGACTTCGCGGAGGGCGAGGTCGGCGATTACGAGACGAAAGCCGGCAAGGTCGAGGGCGCCGTTCGGACCGCGGTCGCCCTGCTCACGGAGGGGGTCGTGGCGGCCCCGATCGAGGGGATCGACAAGGTCGAACTCCTCGAGAACGACGACGGGACGGAGTTCGTCAACGTCTACTACGCCGGGCCGATCCGATCGGCCGGCGGGACCGCACAGGCGCTCTCGGTGCTGGTCGCGGACTACACCCGCGCGCTCGTGGGGATCGAGCAGTACGAGCCGCGCCAGGAGGAGATCGAGCGCTACGCCGAGGAGATCGGCCTCTACGACAAGGAGACCGGCCTCCAGTACACGCCGAAGAGCAAGGAGACGAAGTTCATCGCGAAACACATGCCGATCATGTTAGACGGGGAGGCCACCGGCGACGAGGAGGTCTCCGGCTTTCGCGACCTGGAACGGGTCGACACCAACAGCGCCCGCGGCGGGATGTGCCTCGTCATGGCCGAGGGGATCGCGCTGAAGGCTCCGAAGATCCAGCGCTACACCCGGAACCTGGACGAGGTCGACTGGCCCTGGCTCCAGGACCTGATCGACGGCAACTACGGCGGTGACGATGCCGCCGAAGCCGACGAAGACGACGGTGACGATGGGGACGAAGAAGCGGAGTCGGCCGACGACGCGGACGAGGAGGCCGCGGCTGGCGACGATCCCGACGCCGACGAATCGGCCGGTCCGCCACGGGTCGACGAGTCCACGAAGTTCCTGCGGGACCTGATCGCCGGCCGGCCCGTCTTCTCCCATCCCTGTGCCGAGGGCGGATTCCGCCTGCGTTACGGCCGGGCGCGGAATCACGGCTTCGCGACCGCCGGCGTCCACCCCGCCGCGATGCACCTCGTGGACGACTTCCTCGCGACCGGCACCCAGATCAAGACCGAACGGCCCGGGAAGGCGGCAGGGGTCGTCCCCGTCGACTCGATCGAGGGGCCGACGGTCAAACTGGCCAACGGCGACGTGCGCCGGATCGACGACCCCGAGGACGCCCTCGAGATTCGCAACGGCGTCGAGAAGATTCTCGACCTCGGCGAGTACCTCGTCAACTACGGCGAGTTCGTCGAGAACAACCACCCGCTTGCACCCGCCTCCTACACCTACGAGTGGTGGGTTCAGGATCTCGAGGCCGCGGGCGCGGACGTCCAGGCGCTCGAGGACGATCCCCACGTCGACCTCGAGTTCCCGACCGCCGATCGCGCCCTCGAGTGGGCCACGGAGTACGACGCGCCGCTCCACCCCGAGTACACCTATCTCTGGCACGACCTCTCGGTCGACTCGTTCTGCTCGCTGGCCGAAACCGTCGCCGACGGCCGGGTCACGGACGACGGCGAGACGCTCGTGATCGACCACACCGACGTCGTTCGCGACGCCCTCGAGACGATCGTCATCGAGCACCGCCAGCGCGAGGACCGCCTCGAGATCGACGACTGGAACCCGTTCGTCCGAACCCTGGGCTTCGAGATCCGCCACACCGCGACCGACGGGGCCAGCGTCCAGGGGAGCGATCCCGGGGGGCGGGTCGTCGAACTCGAACGGACCTGGACCGACGACGACCTCTCCGAGCGCGCCCGCAACTGGGGTCACGAGGAGGTCGGAGAGAACGCCATCGAGGCCGTTAACGAGGTGGCACCCTTCGCCGTCCGCGAACGGGCCCCGACCCGGATCGGGAACCGGATGGGCCGCCCCGAGAAATCGGAGCGCCGCGACCTGAGCCCGCCGGTCCACACCCTGTTCCCGATCGGGGAGGCCGGCGGCGCACAGCGTGACGTCGCGAAGGCCGCCAAACACGCCGAGACGATGTCGGACACGCCCGGCGTCGTCGAGATCCAGGTTGGCCGGAAGCGTTGCGAGAACTGCGACAGTGAGACCTTCAAGAACCGCTGTCCTGACTGTGACGAGCGGACGACGCCCGACTACCGCTGTCCGGACTGCGACCAGCGGGTCGACCCCGACGAGGCGGGTCGCGTCGAGTGCGACCGTTGCGAGGTCGAGGCGACTTGCGTCGAGACCCGGGAGATCGACGTTCACGAGGAGTACCGCGACGCCCTGGAGTCGGTCGGCGAACGCGAGAACGCCTTCGAGATCCTCAAGGGCGTCAAGGGGCTGTCATCGACGACCAAGACGCCCGAACCGATCGAGAAGGGGATCCTCCGTGCGAAACACGACGTCTCCTCGTTCAAGGACGGGACCGTCCGGTACGACATGACCGACCTCCCGGTCACCTCGGTCCGCGCGAGCGAACTCGACGTCGACGTCGGCCAGTTGCAGGCGCTGGGCTACGAGGAGGACGTCCACGGGGAACCGCTGACCCACGAGGATCAACTGGTCGAACTCAAAGTTCAGGACATCGTCCTCTCGGACGGCGCGGCCGAGCACATGCTCCAGACCGCCGACTTCATCGACGACCTGCTCGAGCAGTACTACGGCCTCGACCCGTTCTACGAACTCGACGATCGGCAGGACCTCGTGGGCGAACTCGTCTTCGGGATGGCACCGCACACGAGCGCGGCAACTGTCGGGAGGGTGATTGGTTTCACGAGCGCGGCGGTCGGATACGCTCATCCGTACTTTCACGCCGCGAAACGACGAAATTGCGACGGTGACGAGGACTGCGTGATGTTGCTCATGGACGGTCTTTTGAACTTCAGTATCAGTTTCTTGCCAGATAAACGGGGCGGGCGTATGGACGCGCCTCTGGTCATGTCCTCGCGGATCGACCCCGCCGAGATCGACGACGAGGCCCACAACATGGACATCGTCTCGCAGTACCCCCGCGAGTTCTACCTCGCCACTCGAGAGCAGGCCGATCCCGAGGACGTCGACGTCCAGATCGCCGAGGACACGCTCGGCACCGACGGCGAGTACACCGGGTTCGAACACACCCACGACACCACCGACATCGCGATGGGACCCGACCTCTCGGCGTACAAGACGCTCGGCTCGATGATGGACAAGATGGACGCCCAGCTGGAACTCTCGCGAAAGCTCGCGGCCGTCGACGAGACGGACGTCGCCGAGCGGGTCATCGAGTACCACTTCCTGCCGGACTTGATCGGCAACCTCCGGGCGTTCTCCCGACAGGAAACCCGCTGTCTCGACTGCGGCGAGAAGTTCCGCCGGATGCCCCTGACCGGGGACTGTCGCGAGTGCGGCGGCCGCGTCAACCTCACCGTCCACAAGGGCTCCGTGAACAAGTACATGCAGACCGCCATCCAGGTCGCCGAGGAGTACGACTGCCGGGACTACACGAAACAGCGGTTAGAGGTCCTGGAGCGATCGCTCGAGAGCATCTTCGAGAACGACAAGAACAAGCAGAGCGGGATCGAGGACTTCATGTAAAACGGTCCGTATCGGGGCCGTCTCTCTCTCACGGGCGACCGAATGTGAACGCCGATCGCTGCCGCCGATCAGTCGCTCGCACTGCCCAGTCCCGGCATCTCGGCGTCCGGATACTCGATCGTCGGCGCACACTGCCGGTCCGGCAGCCACTCCAGCAGGGCGTCGTTGAATCGCTGCGGCCGCTCTCTCGGCGTCCAGTGTCCGCAGTCCTCGATGAGTTCGAGTCGGGCGTCCGGGATTCGTCGTTCGGCCCGGATCGACCACTCGGGCGGAACGAGCGGGTCCCGTCTCCCGTGGACGAGCAGTGTGGGAACGGCGAGCGAGTCGAGATCGTCGACGAAGTTCGTCGCTACTCGGCCGCCGAAGGAGAGTTCGTTGTTCTGGAACTGCGTGAACGCCTGCAGCGATCGCGGGGTCTTGAGTTTCGCTCTGACGTCGTCGACGAACGCCTCCGGCAGGGCGTCCGCGTCAGCGACGAGGCTGTTCAGGACGAGGCGAACGCTCCGGTTCGACACACTGGCGGCGATCTTTCCGAACTCGGCGGCCCCCGGAATCTGTGACAGGTGTTTCCACGTCAGGGCTTCCGGGAGCCGACCGCCGAGCCCGTAACTGTTCACGAGCCCCAGCCGATCGACGCGGTCGGGATTGGCGAGCGCGTAGCCAAGCGCTGCGCCGCCGCCCATGGAGATGCCG
Encoded here:
- a CDS encoding DNA polymerase II large subunit, with protein sequence MREADRQYFQRLESQLDEAFDVAERAKEGSLDPEPEVEIPVAKDMADRVENILGIEGVAERVRELEGQMSREEAALELAKDFAEGEVGDYETKAGKVEGAVRTAVALLTEGVVAAPIEGIDKVELLENDDGTEFVNVYYAGPIRSAGGTAQALSVLVADYTRALVGIEQYEPRQEEIERYAEEIGLYDKETGLQYTPKSKETKFIAKHMPIMLDGEATGDEEVSGFRDLERVDTNSARGGMCLVMAEGIALKAPKIQRYTRNLDEVDWPWLQDLIDGNYGGDDAAEADEDDGDDGDEEAESADDADEEAAAGDDPDADESAGPPRVDESTKFLRDLIAGRPVFSHPCAEGGFRLRYGRARNHGFATAGVHPAAMHLVDDFLATGTQIKTERPGKAAGVVPVDSIEGPTVKLANGDVRRIDDPEDALEIRNGVEKILDLGEYLVNYGEFVENNHPLAPASYTYEWWVQDLEAAGADVQALEDDPHVDLEFPTADRALEWATEYDAPLHPEYTYLWHDLSVDSFCSLAETVADGRVTDDGETLVIDHTDVVRDALETIVIEHRQREDRLEIDDWNPFVRTLGFEIRHTATDGASVQGSDPGGRVVELERTWTDDDLSERARNWGHEEVGENAIEAVNEVAPFAVRERAPTRIGNRMGRPEKSERRDLSPPVHTLFPIGEAGGAQRDVAKAAKHAETMSDTPGVVEIQVGRKRCENCDSETFKNRCPDCDERTTPDYRCPDCDQRVDPDEAGRVECDRCEVEATCVETREIDVHEEYRDALESVGERENAFEILKGVKGLSSTTKTPEPIEKGILRAKHDVSSFKDGTVRYDMTDLPVTSVRASELDVDVGQLQALGYEEDVHGEPLTHEDQLVELKVQDIVLSDGAAEHMLQTADFIDDLLEQYYGLDPFYELDDRQDLVGELVFGMAPHTSAATVGRVIGFTSAAVGYAHPYFHAAKRRNCDGDEDCVMLLMDGLLNFSISFLPDKRGGRMDAPLVMSSRIDPAEIDDEAHNMDIVSQYPREFYLATREQADPEDVDVQIAEDTLGTDGEYTGFEHTHDTTDIAMGPDLSAYKTLGSMMDKMDAQLELSRKLAAVDETDVAERVIEYHFLPDLIGNLRAFSRQETRCLDCGEKFRRMPLTGDCRECGGRVNLTVHKGSVNKYMQTAIQVAEEYDCRDYTKQRLEVLERSLESIFENDKNKQSGIEDFM
- a CDS encoding alpha/beta fold hydrolase; protein product: MTGTGVATVGGCRIAYRRAGTDGPPVVLLHGAGIDDATVSWRHTVDALASEYRVYAPDWPEYGNSTGTVEHTIESYVDVLDGFLSSLPYESVSLVGISMGGGAALGYALANPDRVDRLGLVNSYGLGGRLPEALTWKHLSQIPGAAEFGKIAASVSNRSVRLVLNSLVADADALPEAFVDDVRAKLKTPRSLQAFTQFQNNELSFGGRVATNFVDDLDSLAVPTLLVHGRRDPLVPPEWSIRAERRIPDARLELIEDCGHWTPRERPQRFNDALLEWLPDRQCAPTIEYPDAEMPGLGSASD